The following DNA comes from Pseudorasbora parva isolate DD20220531a chromosome 8, ASM2467924v1, whole genome shotgun sequence.
aggctgaaataaattgaacaggtgaagcagcagcagcaggacgtccgtctctgtggtatggactgtatttagtggcctgtcaacatttgtgtgtgtttactcgcagtttatgaggacatgattcggtttatagactattgtatgcgactaaaccttagcagtagcaagcaaaacggttttgcacgtcagactagtgtaacgttatacagagaacagcaatggagtccgttagcgcatctgaatgacgaagcacgcgatcgtgagaacgctaggtttatgtttgggtggttttccaataaacaaactgacatctatattggtcagctaaacagatgtatttaaacacacaccatagatcgcatgctccattgataaattaactaacgttatacacgatcgtgttgtttacttaTGTTTACTTACACGAcaatagccaacaacagacatttgaagcagttttatgttttttccgtcaaaaacacacttctttggtgacattgttgatttggtgGAGTCCTGAGACAGCATTGAGTGTGTCGTTTATGGGCATTAGatctctcgctctggtcacgcgcgcgcacccttccgggagaagagcccgtacggcccatacaagtacattgtaaaaagctcagtattagggctgcacgataatggtaaaaatgataatcatgattattttgctcaaaatCATAATCACGATTATTGATCACGATTATTCTGTCAAAAAGGGTAATGTTGTTTACCAACCTACACTTCACCCAAAAGGCCTGTAGGTGGCACACCGACTTCATTTAACCTACTATGATAACTTCATTAGATGGTAAATCAATACAAAACACATGGTTTTGTTGAACGCTTTGTAATCTGTATTCGATTTTTAAAGCAAAACAATTCGTTAGCAAATGAGACGAACCACAGATTTAGATTGCCCTGCAAATTCTTAAAGCAAAGAACGATGATATAAAAACATGTCTGTGGCTATAGGGACATTCTGAAACGCTTAATGTGAAAAATGCTTAATGCActgacagtgatattaaaagaccAAACTGTTAAAATCATAGGCTACTGTACAGCAAAACagtttaattaattacattttcttcCCAGCCTAACACCACTACTagtgatattaaaagatcaAATTCTGCACAAACCAATTTTTCTGTATAGTATGCTTTATTAGTATTTAATGTTTACTAAGTTTGGTCTTTTAATGTCAGTGTAGCCTACATTCAGCGTTTTCTTTAAGGGAGGAAAATGCTCATTTAAACGTGATGCGTTCCTATTCAGGGCTCATTTCTGTACATAGTATGctttattagtatggtgttcacTACGTGTGGTTTCGTTAATAACTCTGTCTTCGTAaattaagccacgttaagctTTTTCACATTATGTTACCAGTGGCGATATCATTTTCAACTGCTTCACATTATGAAAACTgctaaaacctttaaaaaaaacggcGAAACTCGTAATATTATTTCCAATAATTATAAATTAGGTTCCTTTTCTCGATTGAATTGTCACATCGGCTGCAAAGGTGCGTTTACTCTGCAAACAGGTGGAGATCCGTGTGCATTTGTTGAAATTCGCCGCTGAAGGTTTGATCATGGCAGATTTAATCACACAAATAGCACAAGTGTCttgtgaagaaacaaagactggCTGTGACACTTTCATTGAAGCATGATTTCGCTGTGGAGATCGCTAAACTCCAGCGCATGTGTTTGTTGTCAGCTCATCGGCGCTCCTTCCGTATTTAGACTGAGCGCGTGCGGCATCAGGGTTGCCAGATTGCGCTGATTAAGTAAAACACCAGGAAGATGGTATATCCTTTTAAGGAGAAAAGCTATATTTGGGGGATTTAAGCTCTTTGCATCTGGCAACCACAAGCATGACTGCTAGTGGAGGCTCCTTATCAACGCAAACCCCAAagaaaaaacacgttttatgGAGAAACAATGAGCGGACCAATATCGTGACGATTATTTAAAATCAATCGACAGAAGCAGATATCGTTATcacgattaaaatgcgattaatcgtgcagccctactcagtatgcatgaaacagcatttcacccccccccttaACAATCCAAAaccataaacaaaaaaaatcacactaACATTTATGTTTCCATGCACCAATTTTAAGTGCATTTTGGGATATATTACGTTAAAAATATGCACAACAAGATGCTCATAGCAAACGTTTTAATGTAGTGTTGTGTAGTGTTCATTTCGTCAGCTATTAGTCCCTTGCCAAATGCACTTTAAGTTTGTATCATATTTAGTCAACCTTGTCCTGTTTTTGTCATGCTTCATTGATAATACCGATTGTTTTGCTCAAAATTATAAGCACAACAACTGTTGTCAtttgagaaatgtatttttacatttcatcagTTTTTGCACTTTCACCTACAAGCACAAATCATGAGAAACCAGTCGACCCCTACGTATGTTTATTTGACCTCATCTAGTTTAATGATTTATTGGCTATTTATCATATAGGCCTAATGAAATTAAGAAACTTCTTTAGAAATTTAAAAGAAATTCCACATTACTTTAATGTTTTTCTATTAAATGAACTTGCCATTACTTgcttattggtgttttcagatcatccgcaagAGAGAGTATtttgcatatggttgccagattgtaaAGTTTAAGTAAAACATCGGATCCTTTTTAGGACGTTTGTGTAATCTTGTCTTTGTCTCGTCTTAGTCATGGGAAAAAAAGATTGTCAACAAACATTTTTCATCATATTTTCGTTTTGATTTAACCCTACTACAAAAGAAACACATTGACTGAATAAATCCCTCAGAAACCTCATATGAATCGCGTTGCATCAAGGCTGTGATTGATAGATGAAGTGGCCTGAGGAGTGGCATCTTAGCCACTTGATCTTGACATTTGATCTTGGCATCAAATGTTTGATCAGAATGATTTGGTTTAATTCCCTTCATGGGGGTGTTCCAGAAAGCAGGTTGTGTGTGGCTGTTTTGGCAGTAAaagtgggaccaacacaatattaggaaggtggttaTAATGTTACGCCTGGTCAGCGTATGTACACCAGTGAGGTCAGAATCATGGGGTTTCTTTGATCAATGAACTGCAGCCAGCTtgatttgtctctttatttgtttattagtgTTGATGCATGATCcgaccatgtgtgtgtgtgtgtgtgtgtgtgtgtgtgtgtgtgtgtgtgagagagagagctcagTTTGCCGTTGGCGGTTTGGTAGCATGAGGGCATTTCGGCTGCCACTCTGTCTGCAGCACTCTGACGCCCCCATCAGGAGACCAGGATGATAACAGCTTCCAGTGAATGATCTCCTATAAAACAGATGTTGCGTGTCATCAACACACTTTTCTTGTTCTTTGAGACGTGACTTTGCTTGAGTGCTGCGATACAATGATCTGCGTTTCTGTGTTACCTGAGAGACGATGTCATGAAGAAGAACGTGATACTTCAGCCTCAGCTGCTTCTCGCTCGTCTCCTGAGATACAGACGTTATGCATCAATCATTTAAAACACTGACGTTTGGACACATCTGCACTTGTATTCAGACACAATGGGGGTATAATGGTAGACgcacagtcttgttcaaaataatagcagtacaatgtgactaaccagaataatcaaggtttttagtatatttttgattgctacgtggcaaacaagttaccagtaggttcagtagattctcagaaaacaaacaagacccagcattcatgatatgcacgctcttaaggctgtgcaattgggcaattagttgaaaggggtgtgttcaaaaaaatagcagtgtctacctttgactgtacaaactcaaaactattttgtacaaacatttttcttctgggatttagcaatcctgtgaatcactaaactaatatttagttgtatgaccacagttttttaaaactgcttgacatctgtgtggcatggagtcaaccaacttgtggcacctctcagctgttattccactccatgattctttaacaacattccacaattcattcacatttcttggttttgcttcagaaacagcatttttgatatcaccccacaagttctcaattggattaaggtctggagattgggctggccactccataacattaattttgttggtttggaaccaagactttgcccgtttactagtgtgttttgggtcattgtcttgttgaaacaaccgtttcaagggcatgtcctcttcagcatagggcaacatgacctcttcaagtattttaacatatgcaaactgatccatgatccctggtatgcgataaataggcccaacaccatagtaggagaaacatgcccatatcatgatgcttgcacctccacgcttcactgtcttcactgtgtactgtggcttgaattcagagtttgggggtcgtctcacaaactgcctgtggcccttggacccaaaaagaacaattttactctcatcagtccacaaaatgttcctccatttctctttaggccagttgatgtgttctttggcaaattgtaacctcttctgcacatgccttttttttaacagagggactttgcgggggattcttgaaaatagattagcttcacacagacgtcttctaactgtcacagtacttacaggtaactccagactgtctttgatcatcctggaggtgatcattggctgagcctttgccattctggttattcttctatccattttgatggttgtcttccgttttcttccacgtctctctggttttgctctccattttaaggcattggagatcattttagctgaacagcctatcattttttgcacctctttataggttttcccctctctaatcaactttttaatcaaagtacgctgttcttctgaacaatgtcttgaacgacccattttcctcagctttcaaatgcatgttcaacaagtgttggcttcatccttaaataggggccacctgattcacacctgtttcttcacaaaattgatgacctcagtgattgaatgccacactgctatttttttgaacacacccctttcaactaattcaactaattgcccaattgcacagccttaagagcgtgcatatcatgaatgctgggtcttgtttgttttctgacaatctactgaacctactggtaacttgtttgccacatagcaataaaaaatatacgaaaaaccttgattattctggttagtcacattgtactgctattattttgaacaatactgtatgtaCCGAACCGTTTCGGTGCAGGACTTTCTGGAGCATGTGTGTACTGAATGGTTCTGCAATGCAATGTGGATCTTACTTAAATCTGagttcacacacaaacatattaagtattttgtccattttatcaTAAAAttcaaattataaatgttttgacGCTATTTTAATAATCAATATCACGTAGCATCACATTTACTTGTCCACAGTCCTATATAGAgaaattagcctatatattcattatatcagcctatatattcattatattagcctatatattcattatatcagcctatatattcactatatcagcctatatattcactatatcagcctatatattcactatatcagcctatatattcactatatcagcctatatattcactatatcagcctatatattcactatatcagcctttatattcattatatcagcctatatattcattatattagcctatatgttaattatattagcctatatgttcattatattagcctatatattcattatattagcctatatgttaattatattagcctatatgttcattatattagcctatatattcattatattagcctatatattcattatattagcctatatattcattatgttagcctatatgttcattatattagcctatatgttcattatattagcctatatgttcattatattagcctatatgttcattatattagcctatatattcattatattagcctatatattcattatattagcctatatgttcattatgttagcctatatgttcattatattagcctatatattcattatattagcctatatattcattatattagcctatatgttcattatattagcctatacattcactatattaacctatacgttcactatattagcctatacgttcattatattagcctatatattcactatattagcctatatattcattatattagcctatatattcactatattagcctatatgttcactatattagcctatatattcattatattagcctatatattcactatattagcctatatgttcactatattagcctatatgttcactatatcagcctatatattcattatatcagcctatatattcactacatcagcctatatattcactacattagcctatatattcactacattagcctatatattcactacattagtctatatattcactatatcagcctatatattcactatatcagcctatatattcactatatcagcctatatattcactatattagcctatatattcactatatcagcctatatattcactatatcagcctatatattcactatattagcctatatattcactatattagcctatatattcactatatcagcctatatattcactatatcagcctatatattcactatatcagcctatacattcactatattagcctatacattcactatatcagcctatatattcactatatcagcctatatattcactatatcagcctatatattcactatatcagcctatatattcactacattagtctatatattcactatcttagcctatatattcactatattagcctatacattcactatattagcctatatattcactatattagcctatatattcactatatcagcctatacattcactatattagcctatacattcactatattagcctatatattcactatattagcctatatattcactatattagcctatatattcactatattagcctatatattcactatatcagcctatatattcactatatcagcctatatattcactatattagcctatatattcactatatcagcctatatattcactatattagcctatatattcactatatcagcctatatattcactatatcagcctatatattcactatatcagcctatacattcactatattagcctatacattcactatattagcctatatattcactatattagcccatatattcactatatcagcctatatattcactatatcagcctatacattcactatattagcctatacattcactatattaacctatatattcactatatcagcctatatattcactatatcagcctatatattcactatatcagcctttatattcactatatcagcctatatattcactatatcagcctatatattcactacattagtctatatattcactacattagtctatatattcactatcttagcctatatattcactatattagcctatatattcactatattagcctatatattcactatatcagcctatacattcactatattagcctatatattcattatattagcctatatattcactatattagcctatatattcactatattagcctatatattcactatattagcctatatattcctTATCAAAAACCGCCTCGTGAAGTTTACATGTTTTTCACACAATGTGTTATTTGAGTGTTGATcattatatctaaaaataaatagcagCTAAAtttgggctctgttgttaaACTTTATTATAGTAATGTAAGGGCTCCCTATATAGTTTACACGTTACAGCATTAGAGTTAGTTTTACTTGAATTCATTTAAGGACGTGGGGACGTACACAATTCGTTCAGTAAACCACTGCATTTTTATATGTAGTTTTCCGAGGTACGTACCGAACCATCGGTTTTGtataccgttacacccctaactTGACACAATGAATAAGCGGCAGAAGCCTAAAGAGGATGAGATGTTCAGCGTGTCCAAACTGACCTGTTGGCTGACGCTGGCCACCTGTGCCATGTTAAACTCTGTGCTCTCGCTGGACTCTCTCAGCATGATGACTGACGCCGCCACACGGGCCAGATGCCAAAACGGCTTCATGTCCTGACTGATGTTCCCATAGCTGTCTGCAAACACAGGAGGAGTGAGCTGCTGTtcagcattgtgtgtgtgtgcgtgcatgcgtgtgtgtgggtCACACCTGGTATGTCGAGCGCAGAGACGGCGCTGTCGGGGTGGATGTGTTTCTGGTAGAAAGCTTGCTCCTCCGGCGAGCTGCTAAACTGCTGCAGATCCTCACAGTGCAGCTGGACCTCAGGAGGACTGTGGCGCTCCGTCCTGGGGAACAACACGTCCGCTGAGCACtgcagcactgagccctgacacacacacacacacacacacacacacacacacacacacacacacacacagagagcgcGTTGATTGAAAACCTGGGCTTCAGGCAACGCACTCAATCTCATGCATTAAGGCCCCGAAATACAAAATGTAGTTTGTCAAAGGATATTTTAATTTGGCAATAACAGTTTTACTGACTTTAAACAGTTTTACTTTGTTGGTAAAGTCCATAAAtgatcagtgtttcccacaAGATTTTGTAAAACTATGTTGGGTGTACGTCTGTCCCTCTAGGGGGGTATGCTCCACCGCAAGACAATTTCATAAATTTTAAGgttaaatatttcaatttggTGCACTTTGAGAGCTCATTACCAACCGATTATTGGTAATTTTTTGCAAATGTCGACAATCTTTTTCCGTTTAACTGTAGCGAGTCGATACTTCAAATGTCAAGAACTAGTTTGGAAACTCTTTGTCAAgaataatgctgccttcacatgctgtAATTTGATAATTCACACTTCTGGAGTTGTGATTTCGAGCTCACCccattaaaattttaaaattggAGGGctttcatgtgcaatttttacctaggaaacttgTATGTAGGATAATTTAGAGAGCACGTGAAATCAGCATATGGCCTTTAACGCAAATAAATGTGGTGTCACATGACAGAATTAGCCAAAAGTGTCCACGCTCGTGACGTTGCTTTCATTAGCAACCTTATTATTAAACTGTATATTGAATTTAGTGTTCATTTTGTTTATGAAAATGACAATGTTTGTTGACAACCTTTTTTCTATGACTAAGACGAGACGAGACAAACGTCCTTAAACGATAACGGTGACTATATCAATATTGATGAGGAAAAAAGACAAGACTAAAAATATAGTTTCAAgaataaaaatgttgttgtcAGGTTGAGGGAATACTAAATAAAACAGGACAAGGTTGACTAAATATGATACAAACTAAAAAGCACATTTGACACAGGACTAAGACTtagactaaattaaaaaatagatGACCAACTGAATGGAGAAGTGTTTTACACATTCAATTTGTTGATAACAAAACAGTAGAAAAAGAGGATGGAAACTTTTGGCAGTCGATGAACATTTAGTGCATTACCCATTTAACAACATCATATTTCTGAATGTCCTTTTGAGCTGAGTAGGTGAATTGTTGTTTATTCAGTTTATATAATACACAATTTGGAGAATATCCACCTTCTTCTGAACGGGTCAACTGTGTTTTAAAATATGATTTCCGGTTTGGGAACTGCCACTCCGAATGActgaaaaatgaaatataaCGGAAATAATCCTGATCCGTCAGTTTGACTGAATGGGCTGGACGCTATATAATGTCTTTATCCGTCAGGAAAATAATAAAACGCTTGGTGTTTTAATCTCACGTTAGTATCACACTGTCTGTGGCTTTTCCGGCATGTTTCTAAAGCAGATGCAATACTTGTTATCTGTCAGAATGCTGGAAAGCACTTGGCTAATGATGGAATATTTTTGATTAGCAACATACACGTTGCATAACATAGACTTGCATTGCAATGTCTTCGGTTTCCGACACGCGCTGTAAGCggtcgaccaatcacaacagtctGAGGCgtttaaccaatcagagcaaagcaAGCTCTTGCTAAGGAGGAGACTGAACCGCTTCAGACTCTGCTTGATAGCTCAGGagtgagaataataataataatgtcacctccattgtaaaagaaaaaaaaacttttttttgcatGTAATCATTTGTTGGTAGTCAGGAAGTTGCTACCACAGTTTGCACAGAGCAAAGGCAATGCAACACATTAGTCCCACAGAAATAAAGTGGTGTTTACTGTTCATCTTGACAAAAATGAATTATGATCAATGTATAATTTATTGTTGTAAAACATCGATGCTTGGGTTTTTAAACTAAGTAAACGGCAAAAATACCAGCAACTGGCCGCTTTCATCGTGTTGGGTTTGCGATCTTGCTAGTTTCCAGTGATTTCTTCGGATTAGTTTTCTGATAAAACACCCATTTGTTGGGGAGATGATGGGTGTGTGTGGCATTGCTCAGAGAGGCGTGTTACGGCGTGTTTTAGCCCGACGGTGGAAACACAGTGTGATTTTGGGCTCAGTGCTACAGGTCTAAGGCTATTAGCCCAGCTGGCTCGTGGCTCACACCGGCCCGACTGTGGAAAAGCAGCTACTGACACAACTTCACCTGAGGAGGTGTATGCATCGATTTAGCATCAAAAAATTGGAGCTCTTCCTTGGGCcattgcaaaaaatgctctctttatttaattttttttttctcgtttccagttcaaatatctaacaattcttaaatcaagatgcatttactagatcagtaaaaccacattagatatttgttcttgttttgttgaagaTCAAATCTAactgaagagagtttttgcttataacaggcaaaatgatctgccaatggggtgaggaaaattttttattctgttggggacggaaacaagaaacaagatttcaatcagaaagaagattatttttcaaacaaaaactcacttcatttagatttgatcttcaacaaaaaaagaacaaatatctaatgtggttttactgatctagtacaaccccaaatcagagaaagttgggacagtttggaaaacgcaaataaaaaaagaaagtagtgatttctaaatttattttgacttgtatttcattgcagacaatatgaacacaaaagtTTTGTCTGGTccacttcatgtcatttgtaaatatgcatcctttcctgtcattcagacctgcaacacatttaaaaaaaagttgggacaggagcaatttagggctagtaatgaggcaaaagggttaaataatgatgtcatttgaaacaggtgatgtcaacaggtgattgaaattatgatttggtacaaaagcagcatccaagaaagatctaatcctttaggagcaaagatgggccgaggatcgccagtttgccaacaaatacgtgagaaaattattgaaatgtttaaaaacaatgttcctcaaagaaagataggaagagatttggatatttcacattcaacagtgcataacataattacaagattcaaggaatctggaggaatttcagtgcgtaaaggacaaggccgcaagcctaagctgaacaaccgtgatctccgatccctcaggcggcactgcatcaagaatcgtcattcatctataagcgatatcaccacatgggctcgggactactttggcaaacctttgtcaagtaccacaatacgtagtttcatccacaaatgccagttaaaactgtactgtgccaaaaggaagccttatgttaacagtgtccagaagcgccgtcgacttctctgggctcggaagcatctgggatggaccatcacacagtggaaatgtgtactgtggtcagatgaatcagtatttcaggtattttttttgggaggaatggccgccgtgtgctccggaccaaagaagaaaaggatcatccagactgttaccagcaacaagtccaaaagccagggtctgtcatgggATGGGGTTGTGccagtgcccttggcaaaggtaacttgcacttctgtgaaggcaccattaatgctgaaaagtacatagagattttggagcataatatgctgccttc
Coding sequences within:
- the lxn gene encoding latexin isoform X1, which encodes MEMFFLLFSLAELSPALSVSQEPPPAFRRPTDPAPQNQQTQVFRSVTPRSVEMATGDLEPTHYPARRAAQVALHYLNIHHGSPFRVFGLQQVHKARAEDVGTGGRKYSLDFSVTDHGSSGSVLQCSADVLFPRTERHSPPEVQLHCEDLQQFSSSPEEQAFYQKHIHPDSAVSALDIPDSYGNISQDMKPFWHLARVAASVIMLRESSESTEFNMAQVASVSQQETSEKQLRLKYHVLLHDIVSQEIIHWKLLSSWSPDGGVRVLQTEWQPKCPHATKPPTAN
- the lxn gene encoding latexin isoform X2 — protein: MTSFPWRESNSKNKTPRSVEMATGDLEPTHYPARRAAQVALHYLNIHHGSPFRVFGLQQVHKARAEDVGTGGRKYSLDFSVTDHGSSGSVLQCSADVLFPRTERHSPPEVQLHCEDLQQFSSSPEEQAFYQKHIHPDSAVSALDIPDSYGNISQDMKPFWHLARVAASVIMLRESSESTEFNMAQVASVSQQETSEKQLRLKYHVLLHDIVSQEIIHWKLLSSWSPDGGVRVLQTEWQPKCPHATKPPTAN
- the lxn gene encoding latexin isoform X3 codes for the protein MTPRSVEMATGDLEPTHYPARRAAQVALHYLNIHHGSPFRVFGLQQVHKARAEDVGTGGRKYSLDFSVTDHGSSGSVLQCSADVLFPRTERHSPPEVQLHCEDLQQFSSSPEEQAFYQKHIHPDSAVSALDIPDSYGNISQDMKPFWHLARVAASVIMLRESSESTEFNMAQVASVSQQETSEKQLRLKYHVLLHDIVSQEIIHWKLLSSWSPDGGVRVLQTEWQPKCPHATKPPTAN